Part of the Candidatus Thiothrix putei genome, CCGTTTTCGGGCAAGGCGGAATCGGGCGCGGATACGGCGCTTTGTGGCGGAAACCACCGGGGCGGTCAATCGTGCCCAGCAACGCCATCAGAATACTGAGGGCGCGAATGCTTTGGAAACCGTTGGAATGCGCCGCCAAACCGCGCATCGCATGGAACGCCACCGGATTACCGGTCACGTGATCGTGCTCATTGCCCCACACGTCTGTCCACGCAATCGGCAATTCGATTTTCTGGTCACGCGCCGTAATCCCCATCTCATGCGCCAAGCGCTTGATGGTTGCCGCTGGAATGCCAGTAATGTCTTCCGCCCATTCCGCCGTGTACGATTCGACCCGTTCGCGCAGCAATTGGAACGCGGGTTTGACCGGCGTACCGTCTTTCAGCTTGAATTCGCCGGTCAAAAACGGGTCAGCGCCGGGGGTATGCGTCGAAATCGGCTTGTTCAGGTCACGATCCCACCACAGCTTGTTTTGCGGGTCGAAACAGCCTTCTTCGGGCGGTACTTCAAAGCGCAGGAACATGCCGTATTCGCGGTTGTTCGGGTCAAGGTTGACCAGTTCGGGGCCATTGGTGTAATTCACCACGAAGTCGCGGTCATACAAACCTTGCTCGATAATTTCGCGGGTAATCGCTAACAGCAACGCGCCGTCTGTGCCGGGGCGGATCGGAATCCACTCATCTGCCACCGCTGCATAGCCTGTGCGCACGGGGTTGATCGCAATCATGCGTCCGCCGTTGCGTTTAAACTCTGCCAGCTCGATTTTCAGCGGGTTGGAATGGTGATCTTCCGCCGTGCCGATCATCACGAACAATTTCGCGTGGTGCAGGTCGGGGCCGCCGAATTCCCAGAACGAACCGCCGATGGTGTAGATCATGCCTGCCGCCATATTGACGGAGCAGAAACCACCGTGTGCCGCGTAGTTCGGCGTGCCGAATTGCTTGGCGAACAAGCCGGTGAGGGCTTGCATCTGGTCACGTCCGGTGAACAGCCCGAATTTTTTCGGGTCAGTGGCGCGGATGTGGCGCAGGCGGGTTTCGAGGGTGTCAAAAGCTTCTTCCCACGTAATCGCTTCAAATTGCCCTTCGCCACGGGTCGCGTTGGCTTTGCGGCGCAACGGCGTGGTCAGGCGGGCAGGCGAGTACTGCTTCATAATGCCGGATGAACCCTTGGCACAAATCACGCCCTTATTGAGCGGGTGATCAGGGTTGCCCTCAATGTATTTCACCTCACCGTTTTTGAGGTGGACATTGATGCCGCAGCGGCAAGCACACATGTAGCAGGTGGTGCTTTTGATTTCGGTTGCTTGGTTTACTTGGTTTGTTTGGGTAGTCATATCAGTACGTAACTAAATAATGAATTACTGAAATACAGCGTTACGCCGATAGTGCTTGAGATAGATCAAGGAATCAATAATAAAGATTATTTATATCAATAGATTTTTTCTATGAAAAGATAGAGTCACCCACAAGGGATAGTTGTGCTTTAATCCTAACTATCACTGAGGAGGTAGCACCATGCAAAGAATATGTAACGCAGGCCATTTTTGGAAAAAGTGGGAGATTTAGCGGTAGAGGCATTCCACGTTCTGGGTTTGTTCGTGATCGGCGGCACGATTGTGTGGTCGGCGGCGCACGCTTACTTGGTGGATATTATGCAGAAGCCCTACGCCAGTCTGGATGACATCCTGTTGCTCTTCATCTATCTGGAATTGGGGGCAATGGTCGGTATCTTCTTCCGTACCCATCGGCTGCCCGTCATTTTAAAGATTTCGTGATCACTTCCGGTTCATTCCGACCATTAGCGTGAGCGTATTGTCTTCTGCCACTGCTCCAGTTCCTGCCGTGAAAATCCCATGCCCGCGATATTATGCGGGGCTAGGTGTTCAAGGTCGTAGCGCAAGTCTGCCATGAATTTTTCCTGGTGAATCGCGGGTACAAGTGCCGCAACCTGTTGCTGAATATAACGTTCCAGTGTTTCACCATGCAGTGTGTGCTGCACAATGTCCCTGATCACCCCCCGCCGTGTTTGCCGGTATTGCACCCGCAGCGGATCAATGCCTATCGCTTCAGCGGTGACGCTGTACAGTTGGCAGGAACGCAAATACGACCAGACATACAACTCAGCCAGCGGGCGGGTTTCATGCTGTTCATAAGTCACCAGCACTGCCGAAGCGTAATCATCCTTGTCGATGTCGTTAAAAGAAAGCGGCACAAGATTATGTCGCACCAGAGGGATATTGCACGCCAGCCGTGCGGTGCGTTTATTGACATCAATAAAGGCTTGTAAGTAAGCAATGTGTACCAGCAGAAAAAAGCTTTGCTCAAACGGGTCATGGATGAGCTGGGCTTTATCTGCAATACGGGTAAGCTGTGCTTCCAGCCGTTCGCGGTTATCCATCGGCATATACGTGCTGGAGGCAATCCGCACGCTATCACTGCGTATTTGCCCCGCCGCACCCGCAACAACCAACCCGTCAGCCAGTAAATAGTGCAAGGAGCGGATATTATCCGTGCTGATTTCCATACGGTTGATGCCCTCCACCAGAAAACGGATGGCATCCTTATGGTTCAGCAACATGATTTTTTCTTCATCCAGCTTATTGTCAGCTTCAAGCCCTTCCAGCAGCAGCTTTTGGGTATCCAGTAGCGAGTAGGTGTTGCCTTCCAAACGTGATGAGTTATAGGACAGGTCGATCAGCATACGGGTGAAAATGCGCTGTGCATAAGTGCCCGCCGGTAATTCGTCAGTGATTTTTCTACCCTGTTGCATCAGGCGTTGGCGTTGTCCAACATCCAGATAAAAGGTTTCATTCGGTTGGTAAGCATCAAACCACTTGGTGTCATAGGTACACGGCGAGCGGGTCATCAATGGCTGGCGGATACGCTCAATAAAAGGCAATGCCACTGCTGAAAACAACAGGTGTGCGCTGGTTGCGGGCGGCAAGAGTGAACGTTGCGTCGGCAAGAAATAACGACGACCCCGTTTTTGACCGGAAGTTTGCACTTCGCCTGTTGCGACCCATTGTGCCAACCAGCGGTGTAATGTCCGCTCTGGTATGCCGTTCAGTTTGGCCTTAATGTCAGACAAGGCGGCGGGTTCGCCTAATTCACGTAGCACTTGCAGAATGAGATCTTTGTGATTGCTGAGGTTATCCGCCATTTTATCCGCCACTTTTGGCTGTAAAACCTCAATATCCGCCACATATCCGCCAAAAGTCAAGTTATCCGCCACCGGTCAGGCGGAATTCACCGATGGTATCCTACGGCGAAGGCTCCAACCGATACAACGCCCCGTCGCTCCATCCGTCAGCACATACAAATACCCATCCGGCGCTTGCTGAATATCCCGAATTCGCCCGATGTCGTCTTCCAGCAAACGCTCCTCATCCACATAGCGATTCCCATCCAACCTAAGGCGCGAAATCAATGCAAACTTGAGGGCGCTGACCAGCAAATTACCTTGCCAGCTGGGGTTTGAAACAGTTACCATAAAATCTATCTAAATCTATTCAAACTTTATCATTTTGGTTAGGTTTATAAAAGCGTAGTGCCGTTTATCCGTAAAAGATAGCAGCAAAAGCACGGATGACTAGACAACTATCACACCGTGCTGCATTCTGTTTGCCATGATCATCAGCCACAAAATCCGCCTCGACCCCAACCATAAGCAAGCGACGTACTTGGCGAAAGCCGCAGGCACAGCGCGGTTTGCCTACAATTGGGCATTAGCGGAATGGCAAACCCAATACACGGCATGGAAGGAAGACAACACTCAGCCAAAACCCAACCAAATGCGCTTGCGCCGCCAATTGAACGCCATCAAACGCGAACAATTCCCCTGGATGCTGGAAGTCACCAAAAACGCCCCACAAATGGCGATTATCCAACTCGGCGCAGCTTTCAAGAACTTCTTTGCGGGGCGAGCCAAGTACCCGCAATTCAAAAAGAAAGGTAAAAGCCGCGACAGTTTCACCCTCACCAACGACCAGTTCAGCCTTGACGGTTGCCGCATCCGCATTCCCAACCTTGGGGTAGTACGGATGCGGGAAACGTTACGCTTTTCCGGTAAAATTCTCTCTGCCACGATTTCCCGCACCGCTGACCAGTGGTTCGCCAGCATCACCGTGGACACCACCTCAAACCACCTCCCGCCTGCCAAAAACCAAGGCACGGTAGGGGTGGATTTGGGCGTATCTGCACTGGCAACCCTATCAACGGGGGAAAAAGTGGTTGGGGCGAAGCCGCATAAAGCCTTGCTTTCCCGCCTAAAACGGCTCTCGCGCAGCCTGTCCCGCAAGGTCAAAAGCAGTGCCAACCGCCACAAGGCAAAACAAAAACTGGCAAAACTTCACGCACGTATCGCCAATATCCGCCAAGACAGTTTGCACCAACTCACTACGGATTTAACCCGCCGTTTTCACACCATCGGCATTGAAGATTTGAACGTGTCGGGTATGGTGAAAAACCGTCATTTATCCCGTGCCATCAGTGATATGGGGTTTTTCGAGTTTCGCCGTCAACTGGAATACAAGGCGGGAATGCGGGGTGCGGTGGTCGTGGGGGCTGATCGGTTTTTTGCCTCCAGCAAAACCTGTTCTGCTGCTGGCTGTGGGCATAAAGTGGAGAAGCTGCCACTGTCGGTACGTGAATGGACTTGCCCCGTTTGCGGTGCAGTCCATGACCGTGACGTAAATGCCGCCAAGAATTTAGAAGAATATGCTTCGGCTACGCTCAGCAACCACGCCGTGAGTTACACGGTGTCTGCCTGTGGAGGGGAAGGCTCTGGTCTTGGGCGCAAGCCGAAGACGAAACCAGCCCCCGTGAAGCAGGAATTCAACACCATGACTACTTTTAGTTAGCTATAGGTAGATTTGGGTAGGTTTGAAATAACGGTATTTGTCACCGGTGTAAAACGTCACCCTTGCTCAGCAATCGCAGGCAAACCGCTCACCGGCTTGGGCAATAAGGTGTTTCCCTAAATACGCCGCAATTTGCCCGCCCGTTCACTGACCAACACCTCGCCATCGGGCAGAAACACCATGCCCCACGGATGCTCCAGCTCATCAACTTGTTTAACAGCAGTAACGGCATTTACAGGGAATGCCGTTACCAACAGTAATGACAGGAAAAACGCAAGCGCTAACTTAACGTTCACCTTTCGCCGTGTAATACAAACTTGCATAAGGCGCAAACAAGCGTTCATTATCCAGCCTCATTTCAATAGGCAAACCTTGGAAGTTTACCCAACCATCCAAATCAGCACTGTATGGCGTTTTGTCGACTTTGCCATCATTATTCAAATCAAGCTCTTCACCTTCCGTATTTTTACGCACCAAGCCCACAAAACCATCCCACATATTGCGCACATTGGTGTAACCCGCCTCTGCCAGTAAATTGCTTGCACCAATACTGCGGCTACCGGTACGGCATACCGTCACGATTAAACTGTCTTTCGGCAAACCCAAGGCATCCACCGCTTTGACGAATTCAGCATTCGGCTGGGCGATGTATTCGCCGAGCGTTTTTTTTTACGTTTTACGGTAAGACCGACTACACTCTTTAAAAAGAGCGTGACAAACACAATAAGACGGGAGGATGTGTGGAGATTATCCAGGAAAACCGGGAAGTTGCCATTCAAACGCAGCTTGGGAAGGATGTACTGGTGTTGCGTAGCCTTACCTTGAAGGAGGAGTTAGGGCGGCTGTTTACTATTCATGTCGAAGTACTCAGTTTAAAAGGAGCCACTTGCAAAATTACATTTTCAGCGTGAACCTTCCTTCATCTGAAGGAAAAAAGAAGTGTGGGCTGCCGTTTTCGGCGATAATAGAAGCATCAAAACAACCATTAAGCCCACGCTATGAATTCTACCGAACGCGCCCTGATTGCACAACGCTGGAGTTTGCTGCAAATTGAAATACTGCCTTGCTTCAATGATGCCTTTGGCACATTGACCCCCAAGCTTGAAAAGCTCATTCACGTACTGGAGCTGACGCGCATTGAAGATTTTGTGCGCTCTTTTCGTGATGGGTCTGGACGGCCAGCGACGGAGCGATCTTGGTTTGCCAATGCTTTTGTCGCCAAAAGCGTGCTCAATATTGTCAATACGCGAGCACTCATTGACCGGCTGCAAAACGATCGCTCCCTGCGACGCATCTGCGGGTTTCCCCTGACCAAGAAACTGCCTTCCGAATCCACCTTTTCACGTGCCTTCGCTGAATTTGCTGAACAGCGTTTAGCGGAACGTGTGCATGAAACGTTGGTGAAAACGTATTTGGGCGATGCGCTGATCGGCCACCTGTGTCGGGATTCAACAGCCATTGAGGCACGTGAACGGCCTGTTGCCGAGGAAAAGCCAAAGAAAAAACAAGGGCAAACACGGATTCAGCGCCAACGGGAACAGTCACTTCAGCAAGCACTCGATGAGATACCGGTTCAGTGTAACCGGGGGACGAAGAAGAATGCCCAAGGCTACAAGCACAGTTGGAACGGCTACAAACTGCATATCGATACCGCCGATTGTGGTGTCCCGATAGCAGCCATTCTGTCTTCCGCCTCCTTTCACGACAGCGGGGCAGCCATCCCACTCTCTCAAATCAGTGCCCAACGTGTCACCAGTCTCTACGACCTGATGGATGCGGCCTATTGCAGTGCTGATTTGCACGAATACAGCCGTCATCTGGGGCATGTCCCTCTGATTGATCACAATCCTCGCGGCGGACAGAAAGAAGCGTTTGAACCTGCTGATGCCGAGCGTTACAAAATTCGCAGCACCGTAGAACGAACCAATGCCCGCCTGAAGGATGAATTTGGTGGTCGGAATGTGTGGGTGCAAGGTGCGCAAAAAGTTTACAGCCACTTGATGTTTGGGATTTTGGTGTTGAGTGCTGATCAACTGATGCGTGTCTTGTTATAAAGCGACTGGGTTTGAAAAAACACGGGAAGACTGACTGAAAAACAGGAGCAGTCGCATCGGTATGGGTGAAATTTAGCAAAAGTTACGGTAAAACTGAAAAAGCTCAGGTTTCGTTGGTCAAATTGAGTAAAAAATCGGCTGAATATGCGGCGTTCGGTCAATGCTGAAAATTGAGCAACTCAGTTTGTCGGATTTTGCAAGTCGCTCAGCAGAAAAGAGGGAGGTGAATTCAAGTAATAAGTGCATAACCCACCAACTTTTCGGCCTCTATGCCGGATAGTTCTCGGAACACCTCGTAAGGTGTCTTGAACCCCAGACACTTCCTTGGTCTGTTGTTGAGTTTATGTACAGCCTCCAGTACCTGTCGGGTGGTCACGTCCAATAGCCCCATTGCTTTAGGGAAGTATTGGCGTAACAGCCCATTGGCGTTCTCATTTTGCCCACGCTCCCACGAATGGTAGGGCTTGGCGAAATACGTTTCGCACCCAATGGCTTGGGCAACTTGCTCATGTTTGGCAAACTCTTTGCCGTTGTCGAAGGTGAGCGTGTGCACCCAATCCTTGAAGCTGTCCAGCAAGGTGATAATGCTGCTGGTTACGGCTTCTGCGGTCTTGTTTGCCACTGGAAAAGCTAGGCGTAGCTTGGATTTGCGTTCATCCAGTGTCACCAGTGCGCCTTGGTGTCCCTTGCCGATCATGGTGTCGGCTTCCCAGTCACCGAGCCGTTCACGCTGGTTGGCTACCGCTGGGCGTTCGTCAATGTCCACTCGGTTGGGGATGCCTTTGACGCTGCCCGTTTTACTGCCGTAACGCTGGCGGTATTTCTTCGTATGGCGGCGCAGGTTCAGGTACAGCTTGCCGCCCGCACGCTTGTCCCTGAGTACATGCTGGTAGATGGCTTCATGGCAAATAGTCGTTTTGCCTTCCGCTTTCAGTCGACCGCTGATCTGCTCAGGACTCCATTGTTGTTCCAGCAGCGTATCAATGCTGACCGCCAGTTCCGGGGTCAACTTGACCGCTTTGGGCTTGTCCGCATGGCGTTGTTGCGCTTTGGTGTGCGCTTGCTTGTGCCGATAGCCGCGTTGCCCTCGGTTGCGGGTCAGTTCACGACTGATCGTCGATTGACTGCGCCCCAAGGTTAACGCGATTGTTGCCGTCGATTCCTTCATCTTGTGCCGGGTTTCGATATAATGCCTCTCCTCAGAGGTAAGGTGTGTGTAAGCCATGAAGCTCTCCTGTCAGTGGTTTTTCGGGATGCTTTTTACCACATTTTGCCTCTGACCTGATAAGGAAAATCGCATCCCGTCTTGATTAACAGGCTATGCACTTATGATACGAATTCGCCCATCACTGTTGAGATCGGAACCGCAGCCTGAAGATAATTGGACGGGATACGTCGGATTTATTCACGATGTACTTTATAAAAATTATTTGAAAGATCATGCTGCACCAGAAGAGTGCGAATATTATTTGTGTGGGCCACCGATGATGAATGCCGCTGTCGTCAGAATGTTATTGGATATTGGCGTAGAGCGCGAAAACATTTTGTTGGATGATTTTGGCGGTTAATGCTATTTACTGAATAGCATTAGTGTGAGTTAAGTTGTTGATTGGTATGTAAAGAGCGGGGTGGACATCCACCCCGAACCGCTAGGAGGAAATGGGTTAGTTGCCTAACCCAAGGTAATAGTAGCGTAAAATTCGCGAACGTGAAATGTTTTTGCGGTGCAGCATGATAATATTCGGAATTACTAAGATTAACGGTAAGTAATTATGAAAATTTTCCTATTAACGTTTCTTATTTTTGGATTGGCAATTATTGGTTTGGCTTTGGGCTGGATATTTTAAAATCTTGAATAAGCTGGAGGAGTCCATCATGGCGGATGTTTCATTGTCGGTGCGTCATTACATGTCAAACCGCCTCGCGACCTTGTATGAAAAGCAGGATATTCGTGAAGCCGTGAAGGGGGTGTGAACAAAAGTGCGGTAAACCTCATGCCGCCTCAGCGGTGTTTCGCCAATAATGCTTCCATTGCTGGTTTCCCCGCATGACCCTCAACGCCAACATATCCGCCGCATTATCACTTTTCCACCATGCCCCCGATTTTTTTAAGCGTTGCTGGATGATGTAACGGTGTGCACTTTCTATTTCGCCCGACCCCACGGGCAATCCGAGGGATTTTGCTGTCGGGTAATCCAGTTGCTCAATGCGGTTGCTCAGGTAACGGTGACAAGCTCGTACTGGGGCGTTACTGTCTTCTACCGTTTCTGCTTCGAGGAAAGGTTTCAGTGTGTCGATGACCGCTTGAGCTTGACCATCCTGTAGGGCTTTTTTCTGTTTGGCAAACCATTTATCCTTGTCCTTGAGGCATGAACAGCTTGCGGATGCTGCTGATAGGTATTCACAAACATGATAAAAATCAATCAGGTAATGTCCTTGTGTGCCAAATTGTTCATCCACTTGACGGTTGATCCAGCTTGCCCCATCACCCACCGCATGGAGGAACGTGCTTTTTCCAAATCCAGCACGGCAGGCGGTGTCGAATAAGATTTTTCCAGCATCTTCTACCGTGCCACCGAATATTGCGCCAAACGTTGGCGTAGCACTGCCTTTGGCGTGGGCAAGACACAGGCGGGCTTCTTTCCAGCTTTCCTTTTTGCCTTTGCGCTTGTCGGGGGCTGTTTCGTCAATCTCGACGATGGGGATCATGCTGCCGTCCATTTCGGCAATGACATAGGCTTTTCCCAACGTGCTTGGATAGTCTTTTATCAACACTTGGGATTCATGGATGCGTTTGGCGTGACCTTCGGTGATGTGTCGGATGCTGCTGGATGCCAGCCGTATCCCGTAATGTTCTTCTAATTTATCAGGCACTTGAGCAAATGAACAGTCCGCCCCAAAGTCCGTCACCGCCCGTTGCAGCGGGAGCGAACAGCCTCGGCAAACAACCTCGGCACTCTGGCTAAAGGGGCGGACACGCTTGCCGGGAATCCGGTAGACCGGTTCGCTTATGTGGATTTTTCCGTAGGTCGTGTGCCAATGACAGTTTTTTTTCCACTCTTTACATACTTCCCAATGCCTTCTTCACAGGCTGGGGCTGTGCATTTTTCTACACGTTTGTTTGCCCATGCAGTGATCGCATCATTTCCCATTTGGCGCAGTTCTTCTATCACCCGCTGTTCGGCGTCTGCTGCTTTGATAATGTCATCACCGGCATTTTCAACCACCTCGATTAGCCCTTCCATCCGAGCTTTTAATGCGGGGTTGCGGTTCAAGGCTTCTAAAAGTTTTTGGTCGCGGGAGCTAACTGTCAACATGGGAAAGTCCTTTTTCTCTGGTTTTAGGGGATGCCATCTTAGTCTACAGGACACCGCACTTTTGTTCACACCCTGCCATCTTAGTCTACAGGACACCGCACTTTTGTTCACACCCGCCGTGAAGGTGTTTACCGAGCGCAATCTGTTCGGTGGTGCGGTGCTGGATAACTTGGGCAATCTGATCGGCATTTTGTCGGTCACTGACTGCATTGATGTGGCATTGCGTTCTGGCTACCATTCCGGCTGGCGCGGTACGGTGGGTGAACGGATGTCACGGGATGTGCGCACCGTGGATGCGGAAGACAGCATTCTCGATGTGGCAAAAATGTTCATGGATGACCATTACCGCCGTTACCCGGTGGTGGATGATAACCGCGTGGTGGGCGTGATCACGCGCTTGGATGTGCTGAAAGCCCTACGCACCATTGGTGATTCGGGCTTTCCGGTGTAAGCACCTAGGCGGCTGGGGTTTTGCGCACCAATAACCATGCCACCAAGCCGCCCGCGATACCACCAAGTAAATGCCCATCCCACGATACGCCGGATTGCCAAGGCAAGATGCCCGTGAGCAAGGTCGTACCGTAAGTAAAGGCCACAAAGACGCTGACAAGCAGCGGCACTACACGCCGTTCCAATGCGCCAGATACGATTAAAAACACCGCTAACCCAAACACCAGCCCGCTTGCGCCAATGTGCAGCGAATGCCCGCGCCCAAACAGCCACAACAATACCCCGCCCACGACCGCCACCAATGCCACTGCCGCACGTGAATCGGTGCGCGAACCCGCGAGTAAGGTCAGCAATACCGCCAGCGGCACGGTGTTGTTCAGCAAATGCGTGAAGTTGGAATGCAGAAACGGCATGGTGACAATGCCGATCAAGCCGCCAAAATCACGCGGAATCAGCCCCAAGCGTTCCAGTGGCAGGATGCGATCCAACAGAAATACGCCCCACATGGTGGCGAGAAACAGGAGAACCAGCGGTAATTCTTCGCGGATACGGTGGATGTGGCTTTTCATTCAGGCTCTTTTTTGGTTTGCAGACAGGTTTCCAACACCTGACGGTGGTGTGCCGTTCCCAGCGCGTTCATGGTTTCAATATTGCGTTCAGGAATGGCATCGACATCAGGATAACTGTCAACGGCTTGCGCCAGGCTGTCTTCGCGGATTAAGTGCAGCATTGGCCAGGGTGAGCGGTTGGTGTAGTTTTCTGCGTCGTTCGGGCGCGTGCCGTCAAACTGGTAATCAGGGTGGAAGCTGGCGACCTGAAATTCACCTTCAAAGCCGCCGTCTTCCAGCAGTGCGTCGACCAGATCGAGGAAGTCGTTGTAATCGAGGAAATCCTCCAGCGTGCCGGGGTGAATCAACAAGGTGGTTTCGACTTCACTCACCGGTGTGGCGCGGAGTTGTTCGAGTTCGTATTGCAAGTCTTCCAGCAAAAATTCAGGGCGGGCGGAATCAGTCACTACGTAGCGGATTTGCCCGCCTTTGAACGGCTTGTGCGCAAACGGACACAGGTTGTGCTTGAGGACAACGTTTTCCAGCCAGCAACGGGTTTGGGCGATGTAAGTGGCGTTAGAATGTTTCATGGCTTAGGCTTCCAAAATGTCGAGGATTTCCAGTTCAAAGGTGATGTTATGCCCAGCCAGTGGATGGTTGAAATCGACGACCACACTGTCAGCAAGGATGTCGCGCACCTTGCCGGGGATTTCTTGCCCTGACGGTAGCGCAAAGCTGATGATTTGCCCGACGTTTAGTTGCCAATCGGCGGGGAATTCATCGCGTGCCAAGGTTTGGATGGCATCAGGGTCGGGATACCCAAAGGCTTGATCCGCCATAATAATCAGGCGGATGGGTTCGCCTTGTGGCAGACCGATCAGGGCGTTTTCGATATTGGGGTGAAGCTCGCCTTGACCCAGTTGCAAGATGTCACCGGCGGGGTCTTCGCTGGCTTCTACCTGGTGTCCGTCGGCGAGGAATAGTTGGTAAAGCCAGCGGATGCGGCTATTGGCTTCTACGGTTTTACTCATGGTGATGGCGCTTACTGCTGGGAAAACACTGAGGATACCAGAGCTATCCAGCAAGCGGCATCAGATAGCGTACATTCACGTAACAAGGGGTGTGAATGGTGTCGCGTGGGTAGACGTGCAGCCAGTACTCTTCACCGTGTTGCTCCATACTTCCCTGTAGTGATACTAGATTGACCTGTTGATGCTTGCGCAGGGGCGTGACGACCGGAGAACCTGCATCGGCTAGTTGGTGACAGGTAACGGAATCCGTGTCTGTTTGCACGGCATAGACGGTAGCAACTATCCGTGTGATGGGTAATGTTATGGTTGCTGTATGTATTTTCTGCCCACACCCGCTGAGTAATGCAGCGATGAGCAGACCTCCATAATAATAATGCTTCATACCCGGATATT contains:
- a CDS encoding CBS domain-containing protein, which gives rise to MFTPAVKVFTERNLFGGAVLDNLGNLIGILSVTDCIDVALRSGYHSGWRGTVGERMSRDVRTVDAEDSILDVAKMFMDDHYRRYPVVDDNRVVGVITRLDVLKALRTIGDSGFPV
- a CDS encoding RNA-guided endonuclease TnpB family protein, which translates into the protein MIISHKIRLDPNHKQATYLAKAAGTARFAYNWALAEWQTQYTAWKEDNTQPKPNQMRLRRQLNAIKREQFPWMLEVTKNAPQMAIIQLGAAFKNFFAGRAKYPQFKKKGKSRDSFTLTNDQFSLDGCRIRIPNLGVVRMRETLRFSGKILSATISRTADQWFASITVDTTSNHLPPAKNQGTVGVDLGVSALATLSTGEKVVGAKPHKALLSRLKRLSRSLSRKVKSSANRHKAKQKLAKLHARIANIRQDSLHQLTTDLTRRFHTIGIEDLNVSGMVKNRHLSRAISDMGFFEFRRQLEYKAGMRGAVVVGADRFFASSKTCSAAGCGHKVEKLPLSVREWTCPVCGAVHDRDVNAAKNLEEYASATLSNHAVSYTVSACGGEGSGLGRKPKTKPAPVKQEFNTMTTFS
- a CDS encoding DUF1415 domain-containing protein yields the protein MKHSNATYIAQTRCWLENVVLKHNLCPFAHKPFKGGQIRYVVTDSARPEFLLEDLQYELEQLRATPVSEVETTLLIHPGTLEDFLDYNDFLDLVDALLEDGGFEGEFQVASFHPDYQFDGTRPNDAENYTNRSPWPMLHLIREDSLAQAVDSYPDVDAIPERNIETMNALGTAHHRQVLETCLQTKKEPE
- a CDS encoding PQQ-dependent sugar dehydrogenase, which codes for MNVKLALAFFLSLLLVTAFPVNAVTAVKQVDELEHPWGMVFLPDGEVLVSERAGKLRRI
- a CDS encoding FKBP-type peptidyl-prolyl cis-trans isomerase; translation: MSKTVEANSRIRWLYQLFLADGHQVEASEDPAGDILQLGQGELHPNIENALIGLPQGEPIRLIIMADQAFGYPDPDAIQTLARDEFPADWQLNVGQIISFALPSGQEIPGKVRDILADSVVVDFNHPLAGHNITFELEILDILEA
- a CDS encoding Fic family protein, with product MADNLTFGGYVADIEVLQPKVADKMADNLSNHKDLILQVLRELGEPAALSDIKAKLNGIPERTLHRWLAQWVATGEVQTSGQKRGRRYFLPTQRSLLPPATSAHLLFSAVALPFIERIRQPLMTRSPCTYDTKWFDAYQPNETFYLDVGQRQRLMQQGRKITDELPAGTYAQRIFTRMLIDLSYNSSRLEGNTYSLLDTQKLLLEGLEADNKLDEEKIMLLNHKDAIRFLVEGINRMEISTDNIRSLHYLLADGLVVAGAAGQIRSDSVRIASSTYMPMDNRERLEAQLTRIADKAQLIHDPFEQSFFLLVHIAYLQAFIDVNKRTARLACNIPLVRHNLVPLSFNDIDKDDYASAVLVTYEQHETRPLAELYVWSYLRSCQLYSVTAEAIGIDPLRVQYRQTRRGVIRDIVQHTLHGETLERYIQQQVAALVPAIHQEKFMADLRYDLEHLAPHNIAGMGFSRQELEQWQKTIRSR
- a CDS encoding transposase, giving the protein MNSTERALIAQRWSLLQIEILPCFNDAFGTLTPKLEKLIHVLELTRIEDFVRSFRDGSGRPATERSWFANAFVAKSVLNIVNTRALIDRLQNDRSLRRICGFPLTKKLPSESTFSRAFAEFAEQRLAERVHETLVKTYLGDALIGHLCRDSTAIEARERPVAEEKPKKKQGQTRIQRQREQSLQQALDEIPVQCNRGTKKNAQGYKHSWNGYKLHIDTADCGVPIAAILSSASFHDSGAAIPLSQISAQRVTSLYDLMDAAYCSADLHEYSRHLGHVPLIDHNPRGGQKEAFEPADAERYKIRSTVERTNARLKDEFGGRNVWVQGAQKVYSHLMFGILVLSADQLMRVLL
- a CDS encoding rhomboid family intramembrane serine protease → MKSHIHRIREELPLVLLFLATMWGVFLLDRILPLERLGLIPRDFGGLIGIVTMPFLHSNFTHLLNNTVPLAVLLTLLAGSRTDSRAAVALVAVVGGVLLWLFGRGHSLHIGASGLVFGLAVFLIVSGALERRVVPLLVSVFVAFTYGTTLLTGILPWQSGVSWDGHLLGGIAGGLVAWLLVRKTPAA
- a CDS encoding phosphate-starvation-inducible PsiE family protein, which codes for MGDLAVEAFHVLGLFVIGGTIVWSAAHAYLVDIMQKPYASLDDILLLFIYLELGAMVGIFFRTHRLPVILKIS
- a CDS encoding IS30 family transposase, with product MAYTHLTSEERHYIETRHKMKESTATIALTLGRSQSTISRELTRNRGQRGYRHKQAHTKAQQRHADKPKAVKLTPELAVSIDTLLEQQWSPEQISGRLKAEGKTTICHEAIYQHVLRDKRAGGKLYLNLRRHTKKYRQRYGSKTGSVKGIPNRVDIDERPAVANQRERLGDWEADTMIGKGHQGALVTLDERKSKLRLAFPVANKTAEAVTSSIITLLDSFKDWVHTLTFDNGKEFAKHEQVAQAIGCETYFAKPYHSWERGQNENANGLLRQYFPKAMGLLDVTTRQVLEAVHKLNNRPRKCLGFKTPYEVFRELSGIEAEKLVGYALIT
- a CDS encoding PQQ-dependent sugar dehydrogenase; the protein is MLVSALKFALISRLRLDGNRYVDEERLLEDDIGRIRDIQQAPDGYLYVLTDGATGRCIGWSLRRRIPSVNSA